A single Gambusia affinis linkage group LG22, SWU_Gaff_1.0, whole genome shotgun sequence DNA region contains:
- the abracl gene encoding costars family protein ABRACL: MNVSHEINLLVEEIQRLGCKNDKGQTSVKFGVLFSDDRCANIFEALVGTLKAAKKQKIIDFQGELLLQGVHDNVDVVLLKE; the protein is encoded by the exons ATGAATGTGTCtcatgaaataaatttgcttgtgGAGGAAATTCAGCGACTTGGCTGCAAAA ACGACAAAGGTCAGACCAGTGTGAAGTTTGGCGTCTTATTTAGCGACGACCGCTGCGCCAACATCTTCGAGGCGTTGGTGGGGACGCTGAAGGCGGCCAAGAAGCAGAAGATCATCGACTTCCAGGGCGAGCTGCTCCTTCAGGGCGTCCATGACAACGTGGACGTCGTCCTGCTGAAGGAATGA